The following DNA comes from Pristis pectinata isolate sPriPec2 chromosome 8, sPriPec2.1.pri, whole genome shotgun sequence.
TGCCTTCACTAgccttcttcccccattccaaaacatcctccccatgtctgtgtccagccaagacctttaagaccctgctcacagcgccaaatgttgtgagaaaaggttctttgaggtcttaaaGGGCAAGAACTcgagacacagtctttggagtttaaaagtggtttattcacaaagacaaacgcaggaacagaatgaatgggaacggatgcacacttgcGCCCaataaactggttacaaatgatcaaggaataaacaatacaatgcctgaacaccttgaatctggacaaacattggctctaacactccctgggaTCTTTAACTAACTACCCTAAAGTAGTGCACAGCTTTcttcaacatcctcggagagagagagggtgagaaccaaacatgcagcacttttatactgctggagggctgggtggtccagcaaggactaaggtgtttaaacgggccaatggttaggtgtgcccaggaacaaaggtgctcgcaaagaCCAATGCCTAGGTGTGtacctaatgggtggggtggagccaaaccttgattgacagtggtgtcgtttccgacccaatgagcaatgctatcCTCCGTCCAGAGGGGTCAGTATTGTCACTGTCACATACAGCCATTGCTTTCACAGTACAAGGTGGCACACCCAAGATTCACTAGAACTATCCCAGGACTGAGAGGATACTGACAAGGAAAGATTGCATGGCTGGGGCTGACTTCTCTCCAAAAAGGTTGGCCAATCTGACAGACCCctaaaattatgaaggaatttaaaaaggAAGTTGTAAAGGAATTGTCAGTTGTGAAGTGGGAGGCCATATCTATTTGGTTCTGTTCAGTTCCTATCACATTTCACATGATGCGTTTCCAGGCCACTTGGAAGCAAGTAAAGATGGCAACCTGCCAAAACATTAACTAGCATGGCATCTATTGCTGAAAACGTTCCAACATGATAGATGCCATGGTTAAGCAAAACACAAGCTCTATATTGAACAATGATATCTGTAACTTGAACTGGATTCCACATTTTAATAGATTGCAGGCAAAGTCACCACCAAGCTGGGTGCTACACTTCTTATTTTCCAGTACAAGTCCATGTTAGAATTCACTGCAGCAGACAACCCAGCATCAAGTGATGCCCTTTCAGTATGTTCgaacatctgcaaactttgacTGTTATGTAACAGTATTCACAAATGTCTCTCCTAAATGGTAGTTAGCTGTAAGAGGGAGACAAAAAAAGATTTGAACTTCTATTATAGGGCCAGTTTGCATTTCTTTAGCAAAGCAATcccaaattacaaaaataataaatatgagCAGAATGAACCATTCCTATAACAGCACATTTCTTCCATAAAACATTCTATAAAATACACACATTAAAAGATCCTGTTCATTGGAAGTTCTTTGAAATGCTGCAAGTTAGAAATAATGTATGCAAGTCACAAATtcatacaaaatatatttttattaccCATTAGAAGATGGTTACAAAAAGCTTTGGTAGCACTTAAAGTCATACGACAGACATTGTCAATCATAAAAGAGCACTGAAGAGACCTTTTCACATTTAGAAGAGCCTCGTGCCAATCTACTAAAACTTAATTCCATTAAATTCTTAGCGATATTTAAATAGCAATACAAGCTTAATCATTAAAATAAAGTAGATCAAATTGTCCAGAATCCATTTGCATAGGTAATACACCCTCTTACCCCAGTTaaatgagatttaaaaggaaGTTATGACTTTGAGCTGTTTAAAGCAGACAAAAATCAGACTTGGGCTGTTTGTGTACAGCTTCTATATTTTCCTGAAAGAGCCTTGATTTGTCACCCCTTGTTCCTGTAATACAAGTCTATCATGTGCAAAGTAAACTTCAGTCTAGTTGGCAACTAGACTGAAGTTTAATTGAATAATAATTGAGGATTTTATTATTTTGCCTCCATTTGTATTCAACTTTATTACAATTATATACACTTTAGCAGCCAGTCAATATAGAAATGCAAACTTGTTGGAGTGCAATTCCTCCTCAAATTTTAAACAGTAGATCTTAATGGTACACCTTCCACTGAAGTTGCACTTTTATCTCATACCAGTGCAAATGAAGGTTTATTAAGCAGGTTTTGATATTTAAAAAAGAATGCATTTTGAAACAGTGCAAGTGTTTTCAATCTTCTGGATGGCAGCACCAAGTGTGAACTTGTCCTGCAAAACAGTTCCTTTATTCAAGTGAGCaaacaaaagataaaggaaacAATCATACCCAAAGCTATGCAGTGGATCACAGGACAGGCTGCATTTAAAGGATAGAATATTTATTGTTAAAAAAGACCTTTGCTTAGCAAATTGttatttggaatgaaaaaaaagCTTACTTTACCATCAAAATTACCAGTTAAAGATATTATGTAAAGGAGTAATCCAAGTTCTTGGTGGGACATTTTCAGAAGCAATTTTAATCAAAAACTCATTCTCTCCCTAACAAAAAAACCCAGCATAAATAATTCAAAGAAAGATAAAATTATTAAGAATGAACTGCAAATTATCTTTCCATACATAAATGTCTATTAATAAAATCTGCAGGAGCACATATCTTCTATTAATATATTATAGAGACAGGCAGCAGGCTATTGAGGGAAAAGAAAAAGTCAAATGCTAATAGTTGTGAGCCTCCACCTTCAAGTAACACAAACCATCTCATTATGTAAGTACAAAAAAAGACTCGTCTAGATGCAGCAGCAAAACTTAATTTTTATAGGAGAACAGCCAAATATTGAGGCAAATATTTTACAGGCGTTTGTAGCTCCCAAGGTGCACGCCACAATTTGGACAGCTGTGTTCCACATCCTGAAGGGCATCAACACAAAATGGGATCAGGCAGCAGCCAAACACACACCTGGCAaaggcagaaatgtcaaacaatTAGAGCCAACCCAAAAATTAGGTTACATTTGATGAGCAGCTTCTGAAAAAGTTGGCAATATGGAAAATAGagcattttatttcagtgtaTTTATAGGGAGAAGTAGTATAGTGGTCATCTGAGCAAGAGTGCAAAACAGAATCCTACATTTGATTCCAACTTAAAAGATACACATGGCCATGATATGCAAGATGCACGTATGAGTGCATTTCACCTCAGCACTGGATTTCCAAGTGACGCCTGCCTTATATCCATTACACCTTTTCCACAATCCTATAGTACAGGAATAAAAAGAGCCCAACCCATCCAGTGATTACCTTTCACAAGGAAATAATAATCACATCTACCTGCCTTATTCCCAGATCCTATAATCTCCTTTCCTTTCATCCATCTATCCAATTTTTGGGTGCTCATTGTACTTCAATTACAGAAAGCACAGGAAGAGACAAATGGAAACGACCCAATCCATCAATCAAGAAGATTTCCTTTatgctgtatggagtttgcatgttctccctgtgactgagggTTTCCTTCAGATGCCCTGGTTTCCCCAAAGACATGTAGATTGTTTGGTtggttggccgctgtaaattgcccctactggctcagtgtgtggtagaatctggggagttgatgggattacaagcagaataaaatgggattggtgtaaatgggagtTTGTTGGTTGGCTTGGATTTGGAGCattgaagggtccatttctgtacAGTAAGACTTTATGATCAGTACAATACCAGGCAAGTGCTGTGTTAccaaatacaacaataaacatAGACATTCCTAAAACAGTAGTATCCTCCACTGCCTGATCAATAAACCCAGTGAGATGGTTCTgctattcagcaagatcatggccaACCCACCACCTTTAGTCCAACCACTCGATCTCCATATAGTCTTGAATTCCCTCATTGTCAAAGCCTCCGTTCTGACTGTCCGCAATGACTGAACATTCAGAACCAAGATTTGTAACCTGtgtaaagaagtttttcctcaactcagttctaaatggctgaccctCTTATCCCGAGGCCAACTCTGAGATCTAGATGGTCTTAGATTTATCAACTTTCTGAAGatttggggaaggtgggggtggaagTGAAATGGCCATGGCTAATTCCTAAAATGTGCCAGGTGCTGACAACTGCTATAATCCTTGTAACTGTGGTGGTCTGTAACAGATATAAGTCAaaagtgactcacctcccgatTCCCAAACTTTCTCACCAGGTACAAAGCTCAGAttatgaacacaatattctcctCCCGTCTGGGTGAGTAAAGCTCCAGCAAAACAAGCAGTTTGAAACATCCATGATTTGACACTGCATCCAGTATTCTATACATTCACTCCCTGTACCCCAAGTagtagtagtggaatcagcccaatatatcactggcacatccctctccaccattgaaaaTATCtacgaggcgctgcctcaaggtggccacatccatcaaagatccccaccattcaggccatgccattttctcgtagctgccattgggcaggaggtattgaagtctgaagtcccacaccaccagtttcaagaataattatttcccttcaaccacttggttcttgaaccaacctgcacaaccctaatcactccctcaatAATAGCAACAcaatgaacactttgcactacagtagacttcatttttttgttcagtttgtgttcttgtataattatttttcttgtcaatgttgtgtctaatgttatgtgcctgtgatgctgctgcatgtaagtttttcactgcagccatgcatacgtgtacttgtgcatctgacaaactcgactttgaggtACACCACCCACAAAATACATGTTATGCACCCATATCACTTCAACACCACCTTGCAAACCtgcgacctctaccaccaaggacaagggcagcagttgTATGGGAACACCAACATCGGCCagtgccctccaagccacatggGCACCCAAAATGAAAAAACAATGGGGACAAAGCTAGTGCAGGAAGATGCTGGGGCTGTTGATAAGTTCACGCTTACATCAGGAGTAGCTTATATATAAAAGTGTTGTTCAAGGCATGGCCTCAATGGTCCTCCCAACAGAGGCTAGCAGAGTCCTCTTCATAAAGGGTATGGGCATCCAAGCACTCCTGCCATTCACTGGCTGGCTTCTGCTGTCTCCAGCTCTGCACTAACCTCAAGAGAAAGATAACGGCTGTACAATCCATTGGGTGAAATAGCTACTTTGGTTGAGTAGTGAAGTGAAAGCAAGTTGGAGGCAAGGGTGCAAAGCTTTCAACTGTACCCAAGACTTATTGATATGGTTAGGAATGGTGGCGTGCTAGGAAGCGTGGATTGGTGAGATGAACCATGCAAGGTTATTGAACTTTGAGCACAGCATCCAGGTCCATGTGGCTAAACTCCTGCGAAGTGACCTCAATTGCTCTTTATTTTCACTGCATTCCAAATGTATCTCTGGAGGATTGTGCCCCAGCCCCCTCTCAACCACCAAGGCTCCTGCATTGTCCAAAAACCTTGGAGTCTTTTCTACATCCTGTGGATCTCCCAGGTCTTTCTGCAGGACCACCAGCACATACCTCAGCCAGTATACACCTTCCCTTTAAGGGAGGTGCGCACAGAATTAGCAGGATCTCATCACACCAGAGGTGGCTTGCTGAAGTGAACAATCAATCAATAAATGCCACAAATGTTGAATGGACACACAGAAATCACTGAAATGACCAGGCAGCACAAAAACTGCATGCCATCTGTGTTGAAGTAAACAGGAACTGCCATCCATCCCACACTGGCTCGCTACAATCAAAATCAGCATTCCACAATAATTTAGACTTGGCCAGAGGCAGAGAGTTTCCAGTTCTTCCTTTTACCTtgcaaagtttttgttttaaagtatcATTTCTTGAAAACTTCTCCTGAATGCTGAACATAGATGATCTAACAATTTTCTGCTTGGTCATTGAGTAACCTTGAAGtatcaattttcatttcatttcaaattctaaagtttttttttgtttccatgcATGTTCCAACCTTAAGcaatgacccatttatttcctCAAGGAGATAGACTACCTTGTATTTTTAGCATTTGTAGTTGTGTCAGaataagtcctgatgaagggtctcagtccaaaaAGTCgattgtttacttccctccatgaatgtagcctgacctgctgagttgctccagcactttgtgtattacATCATTTACATTTCTGCTTGTGTTGATGTACACTGAAAATGCATCatcttatacaaaattatattgcAGCAAGAGGGACTACATCTCTTAAGTTCTTTAAGAAATTACTATGCACAGATAACTGCTGATGCACAAGTAATTTACATTGAATACTAATTGGACTACCTACCCAACTATGAAGAGACCGCCACAGCTAATCCATGTCAGCGCCCCTGGTACATGGCGAATACGTGTCAACACCACCTGCTGACAGGATGGACAGGTCATCTGTATTGGCTGTGAACTGAAGTTCTGAGATGGCTGCACGTACACAGTCTGCACTACTGAAGGAAGCAGAGGAAGATTTTGTCAGAATATCCTGTAGAGGAAGAAAATACTTAGCAAATACAAGAATCAGAAGCAGGACAAGACCATccggccctttgaacctgctgcaTCATTCAGCGGATGTGGCTGACCttctaccttatctacctgcactatTCCTCATCCAGACAGTTATCAGTGAATGAACTAAACAACTAAGCCTCCATTGCCATCCAGGAGAGTAAAAGCCAGAGCTTCACTATCCAATGCACGAAgacatttctcatctcagtcttaaatggattGCTCCTCATTCTGACACAGTGAGCCCCTGGCTCTTCAGCAACTCAGCCAGGGAAAACtgcctccctgcatccagctggTCAATCCCTGCAAGGATTTTGTAAGATTGCCTCTCATCATCAGTCACTTGTAAGAAAGAGATCAGAGGAAACAATCTCGTTTCCTCGGAGATCTCATTCTTATAAAACTTCAAGAATACAGGGCTggtctatttaatctctccttgtacagcaaaccagccatcccaggaaccagtctggcaaATCTTTGTTATGCTATTGCTGTTGGAAGCTGATTCATTTTTAAGGTGAGGAGAACAAAAtcgtatacaatactccaggtgcagtcttagcAAGGCCTTCTAACAGCAGCAATTCCTTACTCCACaagtcaaatcctcttgcagtaaaagcCAATGCAAAGCACAGGATGACATTTTCTATGAGACTCCCCCATTTGAAAAGCCAGCTGGCTATAATATTAAGACCAAGGGAAGGGAGTAATCTGATATGGCTAAGTTATCATTTTCCCTTTCTATTCTCCTTCCACATTCCCAATCTCCACAGTCACAAACCCCTTCCTTGAAGGCATATTTCTACTCTCGTTTGATCATAGTGTGCTGCAACCTTTGACGGGGACCTCAGTCTCTTGTTGGTGCACACTACAAGTACACATCTAAACCCAAACATTCACAAACCCTAAACAAACATTTAGTTCATTCATTGGTTAGTCAGTACCTGAGTAAATTGTGGTGGATCCAGCTGCACTCTTCTCCACCCACAGCCCCCTTACCCAGGAAGAGTCAACTCTCTGCTTCTGGGTGTTGGGCAGTGAGGCATAGCAAGGCTTTAGCAACAGCTTTGGCAGGTGGCAAGGCTGTGCACTGAATCAAGCCTCCTGTCAAAACTTGgagacattttaaataaaatctcaTATCAAAACAATTCAATTACAGCAAAACTTCAATAATCCTCTAACATAAGCTTTGGAAATCTCAAtcgtttggcatctggctcaactGGCTTTGaattcactggggccctgttccCTATGCTCCCCTTGAACTTGCCTAGAAATTTTATTATGCTACTGTGTgacattaaaattaaaactgttAGTGTATTATAGGAGTAATATTCAACagtgcagaaaatctgccagtctggcaccaaagtCTTGAGTGTGCCAGATTAGCTGAGTTTTAAtgtgattatttttaaattaagaatGGTAATACTTTTAATAAATAACTTCTTTCGTCCAAATCTCCAGGTCAAaattcccattcaaatgaatggagattCCAATCCAATggaaagtcagtgataattaCTCCAGCAACCA
Coding sequences within:
- the LOC127573728 gene encoding lipopolysaccharide-induced tumor necrosis factor-alpha factor homolog isoform X1, which produces MESKLPGSAPPAYADSMQPPGYPASAPYPAGPPMGDPMASSYPVQPAQPPIVVQTVYVQPSQNFSSQPIQMTCPSCQQVVLTRIRHVPGALTWISCGGLFIVGCVFGCCLIPFCVDALQDVEHSCPNCGVHLGSYKRL
- the LOC127573728 gene encoding lipopolysaccharide-induced tumor necrosis factor-alpha factor homolog isoform X2; amino-acid sequence: MESKLPGSAPPAYADSMQPPGYPASAPYPAGPPMGDPMASSYPVQPAQPPIVQTVYVQPSQNFSSQPIQMTCPSCQQVVLTRIRHVPGALTWISCGGLFIVGCVFGCCLIPFCVDALQDVEHSCPNCGVHLGSYKRL